One Bacteroidota bacterium genomic window carries:
- the smpB gene encoding SsrA-binding protein SmpB produces the protein MANKIEIRNKKAAHDYEFIEKYTAGIVLSGTEIKSLRLGKANMADCFCSFRGNELWLRNMTISEYANRGYMNHDPQQERKLLLNRTELKKLERKVKERGLTIVATRVFIAETGYAKVNIALAKGKKEYDKREDIKKRDTKRVEDRLRKL, from the coding sequence ATGGCAAACAAAATTGAAATTCGAAATAAAAAGGCAGCACACGATTACGAGTTTATCGAAAAGTATACGGCGGGCATTGTGCTTTCGGGTACCGAGATAAAAAGCTTAAGGCTCGGTAAAGCCAATATGGCCGACTGTTTCTGCTCTTTCCGGGGAAATGAACTCTGGCTTCGGAATATGACTATTTCGGAATATGCAAACCGGGGTTACATGAATCACGATCCCCAACAGGAACGAAAACTGCTTTTAAACCGCACCGAGCTCAAAAAACTCGAGCGTAAGGTCAAGGAAAGAGGGCTTACCATTGTAGCAACCCGTGTATTTATCGCCGAAACAGGATATGCAAAAGTAAACATTGCACTGGCAAAGGGTAAAAAGGAATACGACAAGCGCGAAGACATTAAAAAGCGCGATACGAAGAGGGTTGAAGATCGCCTCAGGAAGCTCTAG
- the miaA gene encoding tRNA (adenosine(37)-N6)-dimethylallyltransferase MiaA, whose translation MLAEKHNLVVVLGPTATGKTRLAALLAHAIGAEIISADSRQVYRDMNLGTGKDYEDYCVEGKTIACHLVDIHPAGYKYNVFEFQKDFFHCFEEIQQRKKKVILCGGTGMYLESVTKAYQLISVPVNNSLREKLKDKSLAELENILASYKKLHNKTDTDTVKRAIRAIEIEEYYLLYPPAEKKMPEIKPVYLGIQFDREERRRRISTRLHRRLEEGLVDEVQRLLNQGIAPEDLIYYGLEYKYITQHLLGHLSFSDMTSQLETAIHQFAKRQMTWFRKMEREGVNIHWIDGMLSEEEKIQEALRVIEG comes from the coding sequence ATGCTGGCAGAGAAGCATAACCTGGTAGTGGTTTTAGGCCCAACCGCCACGGGTAAAACCCGATTAGCAGCGCTGCTCGCCCATGCCATCGGCGCCGAAATAATCAGTGCCGATTCGAGGCAGGTTTATCGCGATATGAACCTCGGAACCGGTAAAGATTACGAGGACTATTGTGTCGAAGGAAAGACCATTGCTTGTCACCTGGTCGATATCCATCCGGCAGGGTATAAATACAATGTGTTCGAATTTCAGAAAGACTTTTTCCATTGCTTCGAAGAAATTCAGCAACGAAAGAAAAAAGTTATTCTTTGCGGAGGTACCGGCATGTACCTCGAATCGGTGACAAAAGCCTACCAGCTTATCAGTGTGCCTGTAAATAACAGCCTCCGGGAAAAGCTGAAGGACAAAAGTCTTGCGGAACTCGAAAACATACTGGCATCGTATAAAAAATTGCACAATAAAACCGATACCGACACTGTAAAAAGGGCCATCAGGGCCATCGAAATCGAAGAGTATTATTTGCTGTACCCTCCGGCAGAAAAAAAAATGCCAGAAATAAAACCCGTTTACCTTGGCATACAGTTCGACCGTGAAGAGCGTCGCCGCCGGATTTCAACACGGCTGCACAGAAGACTTGAAGAGGGACTGGTGGATGAGGTACAAAGACTGCTTAACCAGGGCATCGCCCCGGAAGACCTTATTTATTATGGCCTCGAATACAAATACATTACTCAACACCTGTTAGGTCACCTAAGCTTTTCAGACATGACAAGCCAACTCGAAACCGCCATCCACCAATTTGCCAAGCGGCAGATGACCTGGTTCAGAAAAATGGAACGCGAGGGTGTGAATATACACTGGATTGACGGGATGCTTTCGGAGGAAGAAAAAATACAGGAAGCCCTTCGGGTGATTGAAGGTTGA
- a CDS encoding T9SS type A sorting domain-containing protein: MGLRPLSKEEYEKVPVADLETLKKNAPTKAISKVLPLKLVLSTPMVGNQASQGSCVAWASGYCCYSIMLNSKFNDWTIATRSPSYIFNQLTHCTQEVGCGNGCGLTVPDALTLIKEQGVCSWKNMPYVEYDCFTQPNATQISDAAQNKALNFGRLANKNDIAEIKSKLNYGYPIIISIPIYDSFFSMWNKKTGVWDNNTGQSEYSHAVCIIGYDDNKTDGKSTGMVKVQNSWGTDGGDMGFFWIPYTFIQSGCLEEAYVLYSSTVGNNNSNCTNTAPILDKVLRNGTNVEYFFRSNYTGSSKITLEYSIDGKTWKSNYSSTGNSPRTWSNVPDTFGMQYRIIESIAGCSQYASNVIRHGFPYFVTSSRTGTTISCIVSNQVNSTITLQYSTDEGKTWNQATTASTSSPYIFENIPDQKPIGLRIVENSLTQGITKSNTRIEANCNIAPILERVERNNTNVSYFWNNNGISNNTIRLEYSTNGGSIWVSKPGTAISPRTLSSVPNVKPISYKVVSCTYGCEVKSNIIDQKPPYLNSVTRDGTSVSFNYNSNGNPTITLQYSDDQGSNWKSQTGCTSTSPCVFYNVPDKKPIVYRVLGDAPGCATAISNQIIIPNCTPATLTNIVRSGTSVTYHWINNTTYGQIKFQYSTDGGNNWISETISTGTQTSPRQFSNIPDVKPIQYRIITFPFACGEDGVISNVIEHKPCAAPNLGTVIRNGTSVNYYFGSNNNTITLQYSTNQGSTWVSKSGCTTSPCTYVNVPNIKPITFRIVGDAPGCATSASNTIIHADCYPTLTLEKVERSGTSAKYYWNTYGAVYQTIGFQYSTDGGASWKSYHIGATSPYSINGVPSTLPMKYRIIGYAYGCNKDGLISNVIEHRSAGTYQALEFASTDISDIQDLNSVYWARYLPDGILKAYHTNDVKVLRLYNINGNLLIEMNVANQTESEINIDNLPSGVYILTFDGFHSRKVLKDK, from the coding sequence ATGGGGCTGCGTCCACTTTCTAAAGAAGAGTATGAAAAAGTTCCTGTTGCTGATTTAGAAACATTAAAGAAAAATGCACCAACAAAGGCAATTTCAAAAGTTTTACCTTTAAAACTTGTACTAAGCACTCCAATGGTCGGCAATCAAGCGTCACAAGGTTCTTGTGTGGCATGGGCTAGCGGATATTGCTGCTATTCTATAATGTTGAATTCGAAATTCAACGATTGGACTATTGCCACACGAAGCCCAAGCTATATATTTAATCAATTAACACATTGTACTCAAGAAGTGGGTTGCGGCAATGGTTGTGGTTTAACTGTTCCAGATGCATTAACTCTTATTAAGGAACAAGGGGTTTGTTCATGGAAGAATATGCCTTATGTTGAATATGATTGCTTTACACAGCCTAATGCCACCCAAATTTCCGATGCAGCCCAAAACAAAGCATTAAACTTTGGCAGACTTGCAAACAAAAATGACATTGCTGAAATAAAGAGTAAGTTAAATTATGGTTATCCAATAATAATCAGTATCCCAATTTATGATTCATTTTTTAGCATGTGGAATAAGAAGACAGGTGTTTGGGATAATAATACTGGCCAATCTGAATATTCTCATGCTGTTTGCATAATTGGGTATGATGATAATAAAACCGATGGGAAAAGTACTGGTATGGTTAAAGTCCAAAACTCATGGGGTACGGATGGAGGAGATATGGGTTTCTTCTGGATACCCTACACTTTTATTCAAAGTGGCTGTTTAGAGGAAGCATATGTTCTTTACTCCAGCACAGTTGGTAATAATAACTCCAATTGCACAAACACTGCTCCAATACTGGATAAAGTATTAAGAAATGGCACCAATGTTGAGTACTTTTTTAGAAGTAATTATACTGGTTCTTCTAAAATTACTCTTGAATATTCTATTGATGGAAAAACTTGGAAATCGAATTATTCAAGTACTGGAAATTCCCCTCGCACGTGGTCGAATGTACCTGATACTTTTGGAATGCAATACAGAATTATTGAATCGATAGCTGGTTGCAGCCAATATGCCTCAAATGTTATTCGGCATGGATTTCCTTATTTTGTGACATCATCAAGAACAGGAACAACAATTTCTTGCATTGTTTCTAATCAGGTTAATAGTACAATTACATTACAATATTCGACAGATGAAGGAAAAACTTGGAATCAGGCAACAACTGCAAGTACTTCTAGTCCTTATATTTTTGAAAACATTCCCGATCAAAAGCCCATTGGCCTGAGAATAGTAGAAAACAGTTTAACTCAGGGTATTACTAAATCAAATACTCGAATTGAGGCCAATTGCAATATTGCCCCGATATTAGAAAGGGTTGAAAGAAATAATACAAACGTCTCATATTTTTGGAATAATAATGGGATAAGCAACAATACCATTCGTTTGGAGTATTCTACAAATGGAGGTAGTATATGGGTGTCTAAGCCTGGCACTGCCATTTCACCACGTACATTGTCAAGTGTGCCCAATGTTAAACCAATATCATACAAAGTAGTTTCATGTACCTATGGCTGCGAAGTAAAGTCAAATATAATTGACCAAAAACCTCCATACCTCAACAGTGTTACTCGCGATGGTACCTCGGTGAGTTTTAATTACAATAGTAATGGAAACCCTACCATTACCCTACAATATTCAGACGATCAAGGCAGTAATTGGAAATCGCAAACAGGATGTACATCAACATCGCCCTGTGTTTTTTACAATGTGCCCGATAAAAAACCAATTGTTTACAGAGTATTAGGGGACGCACCTGGATGTGCCACAGCTATATCAAATCAAATAATTATACCCAATTGCACACCAGCTACACTAACAAACATAGTAAGAAGTGGAACTTCAGTAACATATCATTGGATTAATAATACTACATACGGACAAATTAAATTTCAATATTCTACCGATGGTGGCAATAATTGGATATCAGAAACAATTTCAACTGGTACTCAAACATCACCTAGACAATTTTCAAACATTCCTGATGTAAAACCCATTCAATACAGAATAATTACCTTTCCTTTTGCATGTGGTGAGGATGGAGTTATTTCAAATGTAATAGAGCATAAACCTTGTGCAGCGCCAAATTTAGGCACAGTAATACGTAATGGCACATCTGTAAATTATTATTTTGGCAGTAATAATAATACTATAACCCTTCAATATTCCACTAACCAAGGAAGCACCTGGGTTTCTAAATCAGGTTGTACTACATCGCCTTGTACCTACGTGAATGTACCAAATATCAAACCAATAACATTCAGAATAGTTGGCGATGCCCCTGGCTGCGCAACTTCTGCATCCAATACCATCATTCATGCAGATTGTTATCCAACCTTAACCCTCGAAAAAGTTGAAAGAAGTGGAACTTCTGCAAAATATTATTGGAATACCTATGGTGCTGTGTATCAAACAATAGGTTTTCAGTATTCAACAGATGGCGGTGCAAGCTGGAAATCATATCATATTGGTGCAACCTCGCCATACTCCATCAATGGAGTACCTTCAACATTGCCTATGAAATATAGAATAATTGGTTACGCCTATGGTTGTAATAAAGATGGATTAATCTCAAATGTAATAGAACATAGAAGTGCGGGTACTTATCAAGCACTAGAATTTGCTTCCACGGATATTTCAGACATTCAAGATTTAAATTCAGTATATTGGGCCAGATACCTCCCAGATGGTATACTAAAGGCTTATCATACAAATGATGTTAAGGTGTTAAGATTATATAACATTAACGGAAATCTTCTAATTGAAATGAATGTTGCTAACCAGACTGAAAGTGAAATTAACATCGATAATTTACCTTCAGGGGTGTATATTCTAACTTTTGATGGATTTCATTCTAGAAAAGTCTTGAAAGATAAATAA
- a CDS encoding IS701 family transposase codes for MRNIERISEDLGANYHQMQHFITESNWDHRVLINQVAQEVSQVLPKRKLTGLIIDESGWVKKGDHSVGVGHQYCGNVGKLSNSQVAVFACLSNGDFASMVDARLYLPKAWCDDKTRCEKAGVPVKHRTFKTKLELALEIIRQQVTNGIIFDFIGGDGYYGNDVDFASSIDLLGYLYMLDIHKDQKIYLERPDLAIPERKSNKGREPKKLKATTDELSVSKYLQTLNDENWQRISVRNTAKGVLVADYHFIKLWIINNSKMQVEQRLLVIRKTKTKEGKDEIKYSFTNANLEQYTKKAIAYMQAQRYFVEHCIKESKQILGLDQFQTRKWLAWQHQVALNFLVSSFILKEKLHCFDDLPLLSARDIKEFITFKLYKQMTEEQMIDRIYDRHLKRQRDINYSYSKL; via the coding sequence ATGCGCAATATTGAAAGAATAAGCGAAGATTTGGGAGCTAACTACCATCAAATGCAGCACTTTATAACTGAGTCTAACTGGGATCATCGAGTTTTGATAAATCAAGTAGCCCAGGAAGTAAGCCAGGTTTTACCCAAAAGAAAACTTACAGGATTGATTATTGATGAAAGTGGTTGGGTAAAAAAAGGCGACCATAGCGTAGGCGTTGGACATCAATATTGTGGGAATGTAGGGAAACTATCAAATAGTCAGGTTGCGGTATTTGCTTGTTTAAGTAATGGGGATTTTGCATCAATGGTTGATGCCCGACTATACCTTCCCAAGGCTTGGTGTGACGACAAGACAAGATGCGAAAAAGCAGGCGTTCCTGTAAAGCACCGAACATTTAAAACTAAGCTCGAACTGGCATTAGAAATTATTCGCCAGCAAGTAACCAATGGCATCATCTTCGATTTTATTGGAGGCGATGGTTATTATGGTAACGATGTGGATTTTGCCAGCAGCATAGATTTGCTTGGTTATCTGTACATGCTGGATATCCATAAAGACCAAAAAATATATTTGGAACGTCCTGACTTGGCTATTCCCGAGCGAAAAAGCAATAAGGGTCGTGAACCCAAGAAATTAAAAGCAACTACAGACGAATTAAGTGTATCAAAATATTTACAGACTTTAAATGACGAAAATTGGCAGCGTATTAGTGTTCGTAATACAGCCAAAGGAGTTCTTGTAGCTGACTATCATTTTATAAAGCTTTGGATAATCAATAACAGTAAAATGCAAGTAGAGCAAAGGTTACTGGTTATCCGTAAAACGAAAACCAAAGAAGGCAAGGACGAAATAAAATATTCTTTTACCAATGCTAATCTTGAACAATACACTAAGAAAGCTATAGCCTATATGCAAGCACAACGGTACTTTGTAGAACATTGCATAAAAGAATCAAAACAGATACTCGGGCTAGACCAGTTTCAGACACGAAAATGGCTTGCATGGCAACACCAGGTTGCATTAAACTTTTTGGTCTCGTCATTTATTTTAAAAGAAAAATTGCATTGCTTTGATGATTTACCTTTACTATCGGCTCGTGATATTAAAGAATTTATCACTTTTAAACTTTATAAACAGATGACCGAAGAACAAATGATTGATAGAATTTATGACCGGCATTTAAAACGACAGCGTGATATAAATTACTCATATTCAAAATTGTAA
- a CDS encoding DNA/RNA non-specific endonuclease, with protein sequence MYYYFTCFLLLLSLCLSGQGLPVCDSCQIIEHRHYTLCYSEKHEQAKWVYYELTKAEVQSNTARKEAFREDAKVATGSASLADYKSSGYDRGHLAPAADMEMDSLAMAESFYMSNMSPQKPSFNRGIWKKLEMQVRDWAVQEDTILVVTGPVFVDNLGAIGENRVTVPGYYYKIILDVTGEKKIVAFLMKNEASSEELFHFTIPADSLEVLTGINFFPELEAIVEKGEKGNANGFTFTL encoded by the coding sequence ATGTATTACTATTTCACCTGCTTTCTATTATTACTTAGCCTTTGTTTATCAGGCCAGGGTCTTCCTGTTTGCGACAGCTGCCAGATAATCGAACACAGGCATTACACCCTTTGCTACAGCGAAAAGCACGAACAGGCCAAATGGGTGTATTACGAACTTACTAAAGCAGAGGTGCAATCGAATACAGCCAGAAAAGAGGCCTTTCGGGAGGATGCGAAAGTGGCGACTGGCAGCGCAAGTCTTGCAGATTATAAATCCAGTGGGTATGACCGCGGCCACCTTGCACCCGCTGCCGATATGGAGATGGACTCGTTGGCAATGGCCGAAAGTTTTTACATGAGCAACATGTCGCCGCAAAAACCCTCTTTTAACCGTGGAATCTGGAAAAAGCTGGAAATGCAGGTCAGAGACTGGGCTGTGCAGGAAGATACTATTCTGGTGGTTACCGGGCCTGTATTCGTCGATAATCTCGGTGCTATTGGGGAGAATAGGGTTACCGTTCCGGGTTACTATTACAAAATAATACTGGATGTAACGGGTGAGAAAAAGATTGTTGCCTTTTTAATGAAAAACGAAGCAAGCAGCGAAGAACTCTTCCATTTTACCATACCGGCAGACTCTCTTGAAGTCCTTACCGGAATAAATTTCTTCCCAGAGCTTGAAGCAATTGTAGAAAAAGGTGAAAAAGGAAATGCCAATGGCTTCACTTTCACCCTATAA